From the genome of Blautia hydrogenotrophica DSM 10507:
TCTCCACATTGATCGCTCCCGTCCTCACGCCTGTTCTAACCTTTCTCTTAGGCGGCGAATGGGTACAGATAGACTTCATAAGCATGTTCTTAAACATTGTGATCGTTGTGCTGATTCCTGTAATACTTGGAATGATTGTGCGGAGTATTTTCAAAGATAAATGTGACACCTACAAGAGCGTGGTAGGTTTGATCTCTACCCTGTCTCTGATTCTTATTGTCGCGGTGAGTACCGCACCAAATAAGAGCGTAATTTTGAGTATAAGTTCTATTATCGTTATACTAGCAGTCACACTTTGCTTCTTCATTGCGGTAATAGGAGCTTTCCTACTAGCAAAGGTCTTAAAATTGAACAGAAAGCAAACACTGGCATTATTGGTAGTATCTTCTGAGCAAAATTCCGGCTTATCGGTAGGCATTGCCGCCGCGTTCTCAGACATCTATCCGATGGCTGCAATTCCATCCATTATTGCCGTATCTCTCAATGTAACTTTAGCTACTGCTCTTGCAAATATATTGGGAAACAGAGAGAAAAAACATGCTAAAAAAAATCTGGACGCAGTTTCACATCATTCCGGCGCGCCCAGACGTACGTGAAACAGAAATTCTATCCTGTTAAGATAAGCACATAAAAACAGGAGGGCAGCCTTAAAGGAAAAGAGATTTAAAAGGCCGCCCTCCTCGTTATATTTCTACAAAGCAAAATTCATATCTAACACAGCATTAAAAAATTCCTCCGCCATTTTTCTACAGCCCTAGCTATGGTACAGTCTTTAAGCAACAATTTTGAATCTCTCCTTCTCTTATTCTGCTTCACTTTTAGGTTATGACAAAACCAAGTACAGGCATACGTCCACAATGAAGCGCTGCTGTTATGGGAATGAACGTATCAGTGTCACATGGTTTTACCCCCAATCCTCTCTCTGTACCTGAAATTTTTATAACACATGCCAAACCATTCTCCTCATCATCCTTCCCAGTCTGTTTCGCCACAGCTGTCAACCCATTAACAGAAAAGTCACCCACCATACCATATTTCAAAGGAATCGCTTCCTTTAATATGTACCCACGGCTGTACTTATCTTTCGTTTCCAGCAGCATTGTGTGCATCCCCACCAAAAGCAAAGGGAGATTCCCGTCTCCATGTCATCTGCGTTCCCTGACATGGGGACGGAACTCTCCCTTTCACCATCTAAACTTTATTTTAAGCACCAGACCTTCGGTCTTATGCAATCCCAAATTTCACCGCATTGTAAATGTTGATTCCGATAATCACAGCCATCAGGCCGATAAAGAGTTTATTGACATTCTCTTCGTCGATCTTCTTATTCACCTTACTGCCGATCATACCGCCTGCGATTCCGCCGATCACCATCACCAAAAAATAGGAAATCTTAACCTCCGGCACCGTGCCGGTTCCCAGCGTCTGAATCAGACTCGTAATCTGCGAGAACATGATAATGTACAGAGAGCTCAGTGCAGCCTCCTTGGTAGACATAGAGAAGAAATAGGCAAGGACTACCAGATTGATCGGTCCTCCTCCGATGCCCAAAAAGCTGGACATGATTCCCAGCAGCAATCCGATGACCAGACAAAGCCAAATCTGATCGCACTGTTT
Proteins encoded in this window:
- a CDS encoding bile acid:sodium symporter family protein encodes the protein MKKIVAVSSFLSRNLTLVIIFTTLIALVIPEIFLPVAGIKIYNLSVPNLLLAVIMFGTGMSIKFKDIIEIFKRPRNVLLGVTGKFIFMALGGYLVAKVLGLDNQLAFGLVLLGTMPPGTAASVIVLIAGGEVAFAVAITVISTLIAPVLTPVLTFLLGGEWVQIDFISMFLNIVIVVLIPVILGMIVRSIFKDKCDTYKSVVGLISTLSLILIVAVSTAPNKSVILSISSIIVILAVTLCFFIAVIGAFLLAKVLKLNRKQTLALLVVSSEQNSGLSVGIAAAFSDIYPMAAIPSIIAVSLNVTLATALANILGNREKKHAKKNLDAVSHHSGAPRRT